Genomic DNA from Vreelandella subglaciescola:
CATGCAGGAGCCACGCCATGATCTATGCCAACCCCGGCGACGCCGATTCCCTGATCACGTTCGACAAGCGCTACGGCAACTACATTGGCGGCGAGTTTGTGCCGCCGGTTAACGGCGAGTATTTCGATAACGTCAGCCCGATTAACGGCGAGGTGTTCTGCGAAATCCCCCGCTCGACCGCCGAAGATATCGACAAGGCGCTGGACGCTGCCCACCACGCCGCTCCCGAGTGGGGTAAAGCCTCGCCGCAGGAGCGCGGCAACGTGCTGCTGAAAATCGCCGATCGTATCGAGCAGCACCTCGAAAAACTCGCCGTGGCGGAAACCTGGGATAACGGCAAGGCCGTGCGCGAGTGCCTCAACGCCGACCTGCCGCTGGCGGTGGATCACTTTCGCTACTTTGCCGGCTGCATTCGCGCGCAGGAGGGCGCCGCGGCAGATATCGATGCCAACACCGTGGCCTACCATTTCCACGAACCGCTGGGCGTGGTGGGTCAGATTATCCCGTGGAACTTCCCGCTGCTGATGGCGACGTGGAAGCTGGCGCCGGCGCTGGCGGCCGGCAACTGCGTAGTGCTCAAGCCCGCCGAACAAACGCCGGCCTCGATTCTGGAGCTGATGAAGCTGATCGGTGATTTACTGCCGCCGGGTGTGATCAATATCGTCAACGGTTTTGGCGAAGAGGCAGGCCAGGCGCTGGCGAGCAGCCCGCGGATTGCCAAGATCGCCTTTACCGGCTCCACGCCGGTGGGCTCGCATATCCTTGAATGCGCGGCGAAAAACATCATTCCTTCCACCGTAGAGCTGGGGGGTAAATCGCCCAACGTCTATTTTGCCGACATCATGAACGCCGAGCCGGAGTTTATTGATAAAGCCGTGGAAGGGCTGGTGCTGGCCTTTTTGAATCAGGGCGAGGTGTGTACCTGCCCGTCGCGCGCGCTGGTGCAGGAAAGCATGTACGACGACTTTATGGCCAAGGTGGTCGAGCGCACGCAAACCATCAATCGCGGCAACCCGCTGGATACTGACGTGCAGGTGGGCGCGCAGGTGTCTCGGGAGCAGTACGATAAAATCATGTCGTACATGGACGTCGCCCGGGATGAAGGCGCCGAGTTTCTGACCGGCGGTGACAAGGAAACCCTCGATGAAAGCCTCAATCAGGGCTACTACATTCAGGCCACGCTGCTGAAAGGCTCCAACAAAATGCGCGTCTTTCAGGAGGAAATTTTCGGCCCGGTGGTGGCGGTGACTACGTTCAAGGACGAAGCCGAGGCGCTCGCAATTGCCAACGACACCGCGTTCGGTCTGGGCGCCGGGGTATGGAGCCGCGATATCAACGTCGCGTTTCGCATGGGGCGCGGTATTCAGGCCGGGCGCGTATGGACCAACTGCTATCATCAGTATCCGGCACACGCCGCCTTTGGCGGCTATAAAAAATCCGGCGTGGGCCGCGAGACCCACAAAATGGCGCTTGAGCACTACCAGCAGACCAAAAACCTGCTGGTTAGCTACGACATCAACCCCATGGGCTTCTTTTAACCCGATTCCTGCCAGCGCCGCGCTATCTGCGCGGCGCGTTCAAGGCTTGAGGCCATTGCCAGTTTACCTACCTCGCGATAGATCCCCGCGCGTTTGAGCTTTAGCCGTAGCCGCGCGGGCAGACCGATGAAAATCACCCCGATATGCTGCTCGGCCAGTTCGTGGCGAAGCCCGTCGAGTGCCACCGTGGCGGTCGCGTCGAGGCTGGGCACGGCGTGCATGTCGAGCAGCACCGTTTTAACCTCGGGGTCCACCGTGCGCAGCGTAGCGATGGCCTTTTCTGCGGCGCCAAAGAATAAAGGGCCGCTGATCCGGTAAAGTGCCGTGCCGCTGGGCATCTCGACGCTGGAGGCCGGTGGGTCGGGTAGACGTTCGGTCGCGGTGAGCTGTGCCATGCGGCGAATAAATAGCGCAGCGGCCAGGCTAATGCCTACGGCGACGGCAATGACCATATCGAAGGCGACCGTTAGTACAAAGCAGATCACCAGCACCCCGACATCGCTTGCGGTGGCGCTCTTTAGCGTATGGACAAAGCTTTTTGCTTCGCTCATGTTCCACGCGATAATCAACAGCAAGGCGGCAAGCGCGGCCATGGGGACGCGGCCGAGAATGCCCGCCAGCGCCACCACGGCCAGCAGTACCAGTAGCGAGTGAACGACCGCCGAAATGGGCGAAAAGGCACCGCTTTTGATATTGGTCGCGGTACGCGCCAGCGCCGCGGTCGCAGTGATGCCGCCAAAAAACGGCACCACGATATTGCCGATGCCCTGGCCGATCAGCTCGGCATTGGGGTCATGGCGTGTGCGGGTGAGGCCGTCGGCAACCACCGCGCAAAGCAGTGATTCAATCGCCGCCAGCAGCGAAATCGCAAGCGCTGGCCCCAAAAGCGCCTGAATTAAGGCAAAGTTAAGCGTCAGCGGCTCGCCGTTAGCGCCGGGGAAATGCCACGGTGCGCTAAAGCTGGGCGCCAGCGGCGGTATGCCGCTGCCGCTCTGGCCGTCGATCGTCCAGTGAAAGCGCGAGGCAATGGTGTCGACCTCGACACCCAGCATGGCCATCAATATGGCTGCCAGCGTGCCCACGGCAAGCCCTGCAAGCGGTGCGGGAACGGGCGTTTTAAGGCGCGGCCAAAGCAGCAGCGTGGCAAGCGTAATAACGCCGATGGCGAGCTCTGCCGGGGCGAGGTCAGGCAGTGCCCGGGTAATGAGCCAAGCGTTTTCCACGGTGCTGTCGCCGAGCTCAAGGTCGGAAAGGCCAAAAAAATCGGGCAGCTGTAACAGCGCGATCACCGTGCCGATGCCCGCGGTAAAGCCGAGTACGACCGGGTAGGGTACGTACTGAATTAGGCTGCCCAGCCGTGCCAGCCCTAGCGCCAGAAGAATCATGCCGGCCATCAAGGTGGCAATTAGCAGCCCTCCGATCCCGTAGTTGGCCACAATGGGGAAGAGGATCACCACGAAAGCGGCCGTCGGCCCGGAAATGTTGAACCGCGAGCCGCCGGTCAGCGCGATAACGATGCCGGCCACAATGGCCGTATACAGCCCGTGCTGGGGCGCCACACCGGTCGCAATGGCCAGCGCCATGGAAAGTGGTACTGCGACGACACCGATGGTCAGGCCGGCCATAATGTCGCTTTTTAAGCGGGCCCGGGAATAGCCCGCTTGCCAAGTGCTAAGTAGGGCGCTGCCGGGGTAGGGAAAAGCGGTATGGGAGGAGCGCTGCTGACGCGACATGATGACTCCAGGAAAGGTAGGCTGAGCAAAAGGGCATGGCGCTAAATCATGCCGTGCCTTGACTCCTCAACGCATTATACCAGCTGCCGCCTTGTACCGAGTGTGATTTCCGGGAGCGAATCCTGTGTTAGCAAAACGCCCGGCTAAGCCGGGCGTGATATGTGCGGAGCGGAAGGGGAGACGCGCGTTTACTCGGCGGCCTTGCCTTTCCCGGGAGCACCTTGCTTGCCTTGATGTTGGCTTTGCAGGTCGCGCATGGCCTGATTGAGCGACTGCTGCTGCTCATCGGTCAGGATTTCCTGCATGCGCTCACGATGTTCCTGGCGCAGCTTGTGCATTGCTTCGTAGTGCTCTTGCTGCGTGGCATTGAGCTCTTTCTGGGTCGCCTCGTCAATGCCGGCCTCTTCATACACGGCTTGGCGGCGTTCTTCCATGCGTGCCTTGAGCGCCGCGGGCATTTCGCCTTGAGCGTGTTTGGCGCTTGGCTTCGCGTCTGGTGCAGCCTGAGCGGCGAAGGCCAGCGGTATCAGCATGGCGGCGAGAAGGGCGGGGGCAAAACTTTTGCGTAACGGCATCAGCGATTTCATCGTGAACTCCTGCTGGATTGTGACCTCAAGGATTGCGCACCCTAGTGCAAGCCTCTTGCAGTGAGTGTGTAACAAACGTGATCTTATCGCGGCGTTGCGCTTTATTCATCCGGCTGGTATTTGTAGCCGACGCCGTAAACCGAGCGAATGATCTCGCGGTCGGGCAGTGCTTCGTTGATTTTCTTGCGCAGTTTCTTGACGTGGCTGTCCACGGTGCGCTCCGACACAATGCGGTTGTCGCGGTACATGTGATCCATCAGCTGTTCGCGGCTGAAAATCCGCCCCGGCGCACGCATCATCACGCGCAGCAGCTGAAACTCAACGGCGGTAAGCCCCAGATCCTGGCCGTCGGCCATGGCCTGCCAGCCGTCTTCATTCAGATGCACCGGCGCGGCAGGATCGTCGGTCGGTGCGAGAGCGCCCTCGGCGGCCTGGCTGCGGCGTAGCACGGCCTTGACGCGGGCGACGACTTCGCGCGGGCTGAAGGGCTTGCAGATGTAGTCATCAGCGCCCAGCTCGAGCCCCAGCAGGCGGTCCACCTCTTCTACCTTGGCGGTTACCATGATGATGGCAATTTGCGGGTAGCGCTCGCGGATGCTGCGGCACAGTGTCAGGCCGTCCTGACCTGGCAGCATCAGGTCCAGCAGCATCAGTGCCGGCTGCTGCTCTTCAAGCCAGGGCATCACGGCGTTGCCGTCGTCAAGCGTGGTGACGTCAAACCCGTGGGTTTGTAAGTAGTCAGACATCAGACGGGCAATTTTGGGTTCGTCTTCAACAATCAGTAAAGAGGCATCAGTGGGCATAGGTCACTCACGGAGAAGTCAGGTGGGCGGCAACATCAGGTTGGCGATAACAAGGGAAAGCGCAGCGTCCAGCGCAGCCCGCCAAGCGGCGAAGCCGAGGCGTCTAAATGTCCGCCGTGGGCGTACACAAGGGCGCTGACAATAGAAAGCCCCAAGCCGCTGCCGCCGCTTGAGCGGTTGCGGGAGCCTTCCACGCGGTAAAGGCGTTCGGTCAGTCGGGCGAGCTCTTGCTCGGGCACGCCCGGCGCGCTGTCTTCCCAGATCAGCACGGCCTCGTCATGCTGGCGAGTGAGCGTCACGTGAAGCGTGCCCGGCTCGGTGGTGTAGGCGCAGCTGTTGTCCAGCAGATTGTGCCACAGCTGGCGCAGGCGTTGGGCATCGCCGTTTATGTAAAGCTCCGGCATCAGCGTGTCGGTCAGCGTGAACTGGGTGTCTTCAAGCCAGCGCCTGGCGTCGTTCAGGTGGTGTTGTAGACTGTCGCTCATATCAAGCGGCGCCAGCTGAATATCTAGCGCGCCGGCGTCGCTTTGCGACAGCAGGCGCAAATCTGTCACCAGGCGTTCAAGCTGGCTAACCTCTTGCGCCAGCGAGCCGAGGTTATCAACGTTGAGCGGGCGGATGCCGTCCTGCATGGCTTCGATCTCGCCGCGCAAAACGGCAAGCGGCGTGCGCAGTTCGTGCGCCGTATCCGAGACCCAGCGCGCGCGCGCGTCACGATTGGCTTCTAGCGTAGCGGCGAGGACGTTGAAGTCCCGCGCCAGTCCAGAGAGCTCGTCGCGACCACGCACGGGTAGACGAATGTGATAGTCGCCTTTTGTCAAGCGCAATGCCCCCGTGGCAAGCGTGCGGGCACGCCGGCCCAGCCACCACGACAGCCCGCCGGCCAGCAGCAGCGAGGCAATGCCCAGCGATATGATGATTAGCGAGAGATTGCTGCGCTGGCGGTCGAGAAAGCGGTTTTCCATGCGCTTGAGGATTTCCTGGGGCGGCCGGAAACCGAGCGAGCCGATTTCCTCCTCGCTGGCGATTAGCGGCATCCAGTGCCAGCTGGTGGGCGTATCCTCGGCGTGGCGGGGCGAGACAATAAAACGTCCGTCCGGCGCGCGCAGGGCAAAATCCTGAGCCTCGCCCAGCGGCGAGGGGCGTTCGTCGTCGCCGCGGCCAAGCTCGTGGTAGATGATGGTGGGCCAGCGCAGCGGGTCGTGTTCCAGCCAGTCCCAGTTCTGATGCTGCTGCCAGCGGGCGGTGAGACCCTCGGCCAGACGCATGGCGCGACGCTCTTGCGCCTGGTTCAGGTAATCCAGAAAACCACGATCAATGCTGTAAGAGACGGAAAGAAATACGGCGACGGAAATCGCCACGTTAATGCTCAGAATAATCGCGAAAAACTTAAAGCCTAGCCGTGACAGGCGGCGATAGCGCGCGCGGCGAAACGATATCCCCAAGGGAGACCCCAGTGTGGCAAAGAAAGCGGGCATAGGCAGTCAGCTAATGAATGCAAGGCGGCGGCGGTGAATAACAGTGGTGGAGTGGCAACGTAAACAGGCATAAAACATGAGCGCAACATGCTAGCATCCGGCGACGTTGCGCAGCGATTTAACGCTTGGGTGTAACGTTTGTGCAGTAAACACTGCTTGAGCAGTTACGCCGTATGAGAGCGTATCAAAAATAAGGACGTTTATTGTGGATAAAAAAATCATTGTTGTGGCCGGTGTGGTTGTCGTCGCCGGTGGCTTTATCGCTCACAGCATGGCGGGGAAATCCGTGGAAAAGCAGATTCAACAGAATCTGGCGGCGCTGGAGGCCGATCAGGATATTGCCGTCAGCAATGTGCAAACGCATAAAGGTTGGGGCAACACCTCGGTGACGGCAGATATAAAGGCGGTGGCAGAGCCCGGGCTTGGCGGCGAGTTGGCGATGGAAGTGGGGTATTTGTCCCGCGAGGCCGACGGCTTAATGACCTTCAACGGTGAAGTGCTGGAAGGCGTGGTGGATTTCACCACCGAGCTTGGCAACGGCAAGCGAAACTACACCTTTAGTGCCGATGAGCTCACCGCCGCAGAGTACGGCATGGTGTTTGAGCAAACAGAGGGCAACGGTTACGTTGACGCTGAACGAGAGCACTTCGCCCTTAATATGCTTACCCAGCGTATGGATCTTCAATATACCAGCAGCCACATGCAGATTAGCGGCCTGCAAACCGAGCTTGAGCACAATGTGGCGCCGCAAGACGGGGAGGGCCGCTCGCATGTCCGTTTTGCCGTAGAAGGTGCGGCGCTGACGGTGAACAGCCGCGGAGAGCCACTTGAGGCCGTACGCCTGGGTGAGTCCGAAATCCGCAATACGGCCACGCTTGACGGGGATACGCTGACCTCTCAGCTCTATTTTGCCGCTAGCGACGCCGTGTTCATGGGTAGCGAGCCGGGCCATGCTGAGCTTGATATCACCGCCGAAGGACTGAACTATGAGGCGTTTCAGGCCGTGTCTGAGGCGCTGGAGCAAAGCCTTGAGACCATCGATGATGAAGCAACGTTACCTGCACAGCGGCAACAAGCCCTGACCCACGATCTGCAGGAGACGCTGGTTGAGCAAGCCCACACGTTGCTTGCCCACTCCCCCTCGCTGCACCTCAATACGCTAACGATAGACGCAACGCTACCCATGATCGGCCGCGCGACGACCGATCTATCAGGCAGCCTGGCGTTTGACGGTGATGGGCTGCCGCAAGACGCGACCAATGCGCTGCTGGCAGATATCAATGCCGATATGCGCCGTACCGTTGTGGCAACACAGGGGCGCCCGGCGATGAGCGCCCGCGAGGCACAGGCTGAATTCGCGCCCCGCGTTAGCGCAGAGCTTACGGTGACCCAGCTGCCCGACACCATCGTGGGCGAGCTGCCGCCCGGGCTCCAGGCGCTGCTGGCCAACGGCGATGCGCCGCATACCTTTGCCTGGAAAAATAGCCAACCGCTTTACAACGGCGAGCCGCTGCAACAGGCGCTGCCACAGTAAGCGCGATAGGCTAGCGCAGGAGGAACAGATTTATGCCTGAGAGTATTCTAGTATTGCTGCTGGCATTAGGCGCCGGCGCGTCGATGCCGGTGGGGGCGCTGTTTGCCCGCTTTGACCAGCTACATCCGGCATGGCTGGGCAGCGAGTGGCGGCATTTTATCGTAGCCTTTGGCGGCGGCGCGCTGATCTCGGCGATTGCGCTGGTACTAGTGCCGGATGGCGTGGCCAAACTCTCGACGCCGGCGGCCGGGCTATGCTTTGCGGCCGGCGGGGTAACCTTTTTCCTGCTGGATATCGCCTTAAACCGGCTGCAAAGTGCCGCCGGACAGCTGGTCGCGATGCTTTCGGACTTTATTCCCGAGGCCATCGCACTCGGGGCTGCTTTTGCTGCAGGTGAAAACACCGGACTTTTGCTGGCATTTCTGATCACGCTGCAAAACCTGCCCGAGGGCTTTAACGCCTTTGAAGAGCTTGCCCGCTCGGGAAAGCTGGCGCAGGGCACTATTATTACGGCGTTTTGTGCTATGGCGCTGCTGGGGCCGGCGGCAGGTCTGGCCGGCTATTTTTGGCTGGGCCAGTATCCCACCGTTATGGGCGCGCTGATGCTGTTTGCCAGCGGCGGCATTTTGTACTTGGTGTTTGACGACATTGCCCCGCAGGCCAAGCTGGAGAATACGTGGATGCCTGCGCTAGGCGCAGTGGCGGGTTTTTTACTCGGGCTAATCGGCAGCATGCTCGCTGGCTAATGAGAAGGGGGTGGTAGTGCGAGAGGAGGGCCAGTGGATATCATAAGCGCAGGCTATGTGTGGCTGATGGTGGCGCTATTGCTGGCGCTTGCCGAGCTGGTGACGGGCAGTATGGTGCTGCTCGCGCTTGCCATTGCGGTATTGCTGACCGCCGGCGTGGCCGCTCTTGGCGCCCCGCTTGTGTGGCAGCTTGCCGCACTGGGTATGGCAAGCGCGGTGTGCGTGCCGCTGATGATTAAGGTGATTCGCCCGTGGTTTTCGCCGGCCGGCGTGAACTACGGCGTGGCCGGCACTGGGGCACAGCAAGGTCAGCGATTTTACATTGTGCACCGCGATTACGACGGCGCCAGCGGCATCAAAATAAAGGGCGACTTCTTTCGCGCCGAGTACGTGGATGCAGCGCCTGATGATGCGCCGGCCGAAGGAGAAAAAGTAGTGTTGGATCATTTTGACGGCACGCTGGCGCGGGTCATCAAACAGGGAAACTCGTCGTAGGCGAATCAACAAGGCAGGAGTAGAACAATGAACGATTCCGTGAGCGTGGGGCTTTTGATCAGCGTGATTGTTGTGGTTATCGGCGTGCTGATAATCGCCAAGGGACTGATGATTGTGCGTCAGTCAGAAGCCGTGGTGGTGGAGCGGCTAGGCTCGTTTAATCGGGTTCTGGAAAGCGGCATCAACATTATTATTCCGTTTATTGAAAAGCCGCGGTCGATCACCATGATCCGCTACCAGAAGCGCAACGACACCTATGTCGCCGTTACCCGCGAGGAGACGCGCATTGATCGGCGCGAGACGGTAATGGATTTTCCCGGCCAACCGGTCGTCACCACGGATAACGTCACCGTGCGCATTAACGGCGCGCTGTACTACAACGTGGTGATGCCCGAGCGCGCGGTGTACGAAGTCGAAAACATGAGTCAGGCCGTTGAGGTGCTGGCGAAAACCACGCTGCGCTCGGTGGTCGGCAAGATGGAACTGGACAAGCTGTTTGAATCTCGTGCCGAGGTCAACAACCAGATAAAGGCGACGATGGAAGAGCCGGCGTCCAAGTGGGGCATCAACATTACCCGGGTGGAAGTGCAGGATATTGAAATGCCTCAAGAGGTGGAGTCGGCGATGCGGCTGCAAATGGCCGCCGAGCGCAAGCGGCGCGCCACCGTGACCGAGGCCGAAGGCGAAAAGTCCGCGGCCATTGCCAAGGCGCAAGGGCAGCGCGAATCGTCGATTCTGAACGCCGAAGGCGACAGAGAGTCAGCCATTCTGCGCGCCCAAGGCGAGAAGGAATCCATTAGCCTGGTGCTCAGCGCGCTGGGCGATGACGACGAACACAAGCGCACCGTGGTGGGCTATCTGCTGGGGCAAAGCTATATCAAAAGCCTGCCGAACATGGCTAAAGACGGCGAGCGCGTGTTTGTGCCCTATGAATCCTCGGCGCTGCTGGGGTCGATGGGCATGTTCCGTGAAATGGCCGGCAGCCCGGAAGACGCCGTCAAGGCGTCGGGAGCGCTGCGCCAAGGCATGGTCGGCGGTGCGGCGAGCGCGCCCGATCCCGGCGCTCACACCTGAGACCTGCATGCATAGCGGTTTAAAGGAGCGCGCGTGTTGGATATAAGAGCCGTCGGCCTGTTTCTGATCACGGCGCTGGCAGAAATTATCGGCTGCTATCTGCCCTACCTGTGGCTGCGTGAACACAAGTCCGCGTGGCTGCTGGTACCGGGGGCGCTGAGCCTTATGCTGTTTGCGTGGCTGCTGACGCTGCACCCCGAGCCGGCAGGAAGGGTCTATGCGGCTTACGGCGGCGTGTATATTGCCACCGCGATTACCTGGCTGTGGCTGGTTGACGGCGTGCGCCCTACGCTTTGGGACCTCACCGGCTCGGCGGTGGCGCTATTGGGTATGGCGATTATTTTCTTCGCCCCGCGTGTGGGGTAGTGCGCGGCGTACCTGCTGGGCGCGTATGGCCTGGCGTTCAAGCGATAGCGCGAGGCGTTCGACTAGCCCGGCCAGCAGCGCCCGGCGGCGCGGGTCCAGCGAGCTTTCGTCGCGCGCGGCGGCAATCAGCGCCTCGCCCGCCGGGCGTACGCAGCGCGGCGTTTCGCTGCGGGCGCTGCCGGCGTAGTCGTCGGCCAGTGCGAGAATAAAGTCGCGTTTTGCGCGGGCGAGTGCGGCGTTATTCAGCCCGTCGAGCCGGCGGCGCAGCTGCAGGCAGGCGTAGCCGACGTCAAGGCCGGTCAGCCCCAGGCTGAATAGATGGCGTTGGTCCTCGGGCAGGGTGTCATCGTGTTTGGACAGGTGCAGCAGGCGGTCGGCCATACGGCCGATAAAGCGCGTTTCTGCATCGTCAACCGGCGCGCTTGCCAGCCGGCGCAGGTCTCCCGCAATCGCCCACACCAGCCGCTTGCGGCGCAGCGTGGCGCCGGGCCCGGGAATCAGACGAAATCCGGTCACCACGGCACTCAGCCCCACTAGTACCGCCAACGCGCGGTTAATAAAGCTATCAAAGGAAAAGTCCATGCCGTTGCCGGGCATGGTAAGCAGGATATTGCCGATGGTAAAGGCCAAACAATAGCCGATCAGCCGCGGGTTGGCCGAGCCCAGCAGCCCCAGAAACAGCGGCGTCAGAAAAATCATCGCCAGCATGGGAAAGCCGCTGGCCTGGGCGAGCAGCACATGGCCGAACAGAAACGCGCTGGGAATGGCGGCCAACATGCCTTTGGCAAAGGTCATGCACACCGTGACCGGGTTGTCGCGGCTGGCAAAAAACGCGGAAAAAAGCGTGCCTAAAAGCATCGCTACCTGGCCATTGGTCCAGCCGGTGGCCAGCCAGAACGTTGCCAGCGTGGCGAAAATGGCGCCGGCGCGCAGGGCGTTGACGCCGGCCACCAGATGGTCGCGGTGCCACGCCAGCGCCACGCCGCGCAGGGACTTACGTGACGGGTGGGCGATGGCGTCGCGGGCATCCAGCATGATCAGCGCGTGCCCCAGCGCCTCGCGCAGCCCCAATAAGCAGCGCTGCTCAAGCGGCGTCAGCGCCGCTTCGGGGTAGTCCAGCGCTCGGCGGCGCAGGGCGTGCAAAGGCTCGCGGGCGGGTTCGGTGCCGCTGTATTCAGCAGCGCTCGCGAAGCCGTCGGCGAGCTGCTGCGCGAGCTGCCTGATGTCGTCTTTAATCCCCTCGCCGTCGTTGTGCAACAGCTGTTGCAAGGCGTGGAGCGTGGCTAGAAGGCGCAGGGTGTGGCGGGTCAGCACGTGGCTGGCGCGAATGCGCCCCGCCCCCTCAGGACCTTCGTAGCGAGCCGCCTGGCTGTCGCCTTCAAGCTGGGTTAACGGCGCCAGGCTGTCGGTGAGCGTGGCTTCCAGCGCGGCGTGGTCGGCGGTGTCGCGCAGGCGGTAGGCGGCGTGGGTAAACGCCTGGTTGACCACGCTGTCGGCCTGACGCTCCAGATGCGCGCTGACCCGAGTAGGCCACAGTAGCGCGCTGACCAGCGTCGCGCAGGTGGCGCCCAGCGTCAGCTCGGAGAGCCTGGCCACGGCAATGGAAAAGATACGATCCGGCGCACTGGCGCCAATCACCACGATCAGCATGGCGGTTACTGCGCCCATGATGCAGCCGTAAGCGGCGTTGTTGCGCAGCAGCGCGCTGCCGTAGGTACACAGCATGATCCACAGCGTCAGGCCGGCAAGCGCGGGCACCGGTGCCTGGGCAAACAGCGCCATCAGAATGATGCCGGCCACTGCGCCGACCAGCGTGCCGCTGATTTGGCTAAGCCCTTTTTCCAATACCATGCCGCTCATCGGGCGGATCTGTAGAAACGCCGCCGAGATCAGCGCCCAGTAGGGGCGCTCCAGGTCGAGCCACAGGGCGATATACAGCGCCAACAACATGGCAAGCGTTGCCTTGAGCGCGAACTTGACGGACTGAGCGTCAGGCGTCAGGTAGGCCTGATACCAGGGCGAGGCGGTGATGGACATGCTTAGGGCGCCGGATCAATGTGCACGGAAGCGGTCATGCCGGCGCTTAGCGTAACGTCGTCGGGAATGTTGTCCAGCGCGATACGTACCGGAATGCGCTGCGCCAGGCGTACCCAGCTGAAGGTAGGTTGCACCTTGGGCAAAAGTTGTTCGTTGGGCGCGGTGTTGGGGTCGGCGATGGCGCGCCCGATGCTTTCGACGTGGCCGGAAAGCTCGTGTTCCGCCCCCATCAGGTTGACCCGCGCGCGGTCGCCCACGTTGACCCGCGGCATTTTGGTTTCTTCGAAATAGCCGGTGACGTAGTAGGACCCGGCCGCCACCAGCGCCAGCACCGGCTTGCCGGCGCTGGTGTAGTTGCCCTCGCCGAGCTGCAGGTTCAGCACGTGCCCGGCAACCGGCGCCGCAACGGTGGTCTGCGTCAGGTCAAGCTGGGCGCTGGCCAGCGCACTTTGTGCCTGAGCAAGGGTGGCGCTTGCCACGCGGCTGTTGATGCGCGAGGTTTCCTGGCCTTCGGCGCTGATGGCGGCGCGCCCCAGCCGGTTGCGCCGCGAGGCCTCGTGGCGGGCAAGTTCAAGCTCGGCCTCGCGCTGTTCCACGACCGCCTGGGCTTTATCCATCGCCGTCTGGTAGCGGCTGGGGTCAATCTGAAATAGCGTGTCGCCCTGGCTAACGCGCTGGTTGTCATCCACGTTGAGCGCCACTACGCGCCCGGATACGTCGGGGGCGACGGTAATGATCTCGGCGCGCACGCGCCCGTCGCGAGTCCAGGGCGTGTAAAGATAATAATGCCAGAGCCACCAGCCGGCGGCGGCGGCAAGTGCCACGATAACGAGGGTGACCAGCGTGCGCAGCAGGGTGGACATATCACAGGGCTCCCGTGGTGGAAAAAGGCGCGGAGAAAATATAGGCGGTAGCCGCTGTGCATAACACGAACAGCGCGGTGTCGAACCAGGCTTCGAACCACAGCCGCCGGCCTCCCTGTAAGCGGAACAGCAGGGCGCGCAGCGCAAAGGTAGCGCCCAGGCCGATCACCACGTAAGCGAACAACGGCGGTAGAAACAAACCGCCGATAGCAATTTCGTGTAAACCCATCGCGTTGTGTTCCTCTACAACGAGAGCAAAAACAGGATCAGAGGCGGTGACAACAGCGAAAGAATAAACCCGCTGACCACCGCCACCGGTACACAGGCCACGCCGCCGTGCTGCTGGATAACCGGCAGCGTGAAGTCCATTGACGTGGCACCCCCG
This window encodes:
- a CDS encoding aldehyde dehydrogenase family protein, whose amino-acid sequence is MIYANPGDADSLITFDKRYGNYIGGEFVPPVNGEYFDNVSPINGEVFCEIPRSTAEDIDKALDAAHHAAPEWGKASPQERGNVLLKIADRIEQHLEKLAVAETWDNGKAVRECLNADLPLAVDHFRYFAGCIRAQEGAAADIDANTVAYHFHEPLGVVGQIIPWNFPLLMATWKLAPALAAGNCVVLKPAEQTPASILELMKLIGDLLPPGVINIVNGFGEEAGQALASSPRIAKIAFTGSTPVGSHILECAAKNIIPSTVELGGKSPNVYFADIMNAEPEFIDKAVEGLVLAFLNQGEVCTCPSRALVQESMYDDFMAKVVERTQTINRGNPLDTDVQVGAQVSREQYDKIMSYMDVARDEGAEFLTGGDKETLDESLNQGYYIQATLLKGSNKMRVFQEEIFGPVVAVTTFKDEAEALAIANDTAFGLGAGVWSRDINVAFRMGRGIQAGRVWTNCYHQYPAHAAFGGYKKSGVGRETHKMALEHYQQTKNLLVSYDINPMGFF
- the dauA gene encoding C4-dicarboxylic acid transporter DauA, with protein sequence MSRQQRSSHTAFPYPGSALLSTWQAGYSRARLKSDIMAGLTIGVVAVPLSMALAIATGVAPQHGLYTAIVAGIVIALTGGSRFNISGPTAAFVVILFPIVANYGIGGLLIATLMAGMILLALGLARLGSLIQYVPYPVVLGFTAGIGTVIALLQLPDFFGLSDLELGDSTVENAWLITRALPDLAPAELAIGVITLATLLLWPRLKTPVPAPLAGLAVGTLAAILMAMLGVEVDTIASRFHWTIDGQSGSGIPPLAPSFSAPWHFPGANGEPLTLNFALIQALLGPALAISLLAAIESLLCAVVADGLTRTRHDPNAELIGQGIGNIVVPFFGGITATAALARTATNIKSGAFSPISAVVHSLLVLLAVVALAGILGRVPMAALAALLLIIAWNMSEAKSFVHTLKSATASDVGVLVICFVLTVAFDMVIAVAVGISLAAALFIRRMAQLTATERLPDPPASSVEMPSGTALYRISGPLFFGAAEKAIATLRTVDPEVKTVLLDMHAVPSLDATATVALDGLRHELAEQHIGVIFIGLPARLRLKLKRAGIYREVGKLAMASSLERAAQIARRWQESG
- a CDS encoding response regulator; amino-acid sequence: MPTDASLLIVEDEPKIARLMSDYLQTHGFDVTTLDDGNAVMPWLEEQQPALMLLDLMLPGQDGLTLCRSIRERYPQIAIIMVTAKVEEVDRLLGLELGADDYICKPFSPREVVARVKAVLRRSQAAEGALAPTDDPAAPVHLNEDGWQAMADGQDLGLTAVEFQLLRVMMRAPGRIFSREQLMDHMYRDNRIVSERTVDSHVKKLRKKINEALPDREIIRSVYGVGYKYQPDE
- a CDS encoding ATP-binding protein — translated: MPAFFATLGSPLGISFRRARYRRLSRLGFKFFAIILSINVAISVAVFLSVSYSIDRGFLDYLNQAQERRAMRLAEGLTARWQQHQNWDWLEHDPLRWPTIIYHELGRGDDERPSPLGEAQDFALRAPDGRFIVSPRHAEDTPTSWHWMPLIASEEEIGSLGFRPPQEILKRMENRFLDRQRSNLSLIIISLGIASLLLAGGLSWWLGRRARTLATGALRLTKGDYHIRLPVRGRDELSGLARDFNVLAATLEANRDARARWVSDTAHELRTPLAVLRGEIEAMQDGIRPLNVDNLGSLAQEVSQLERLVTDLRLLSQSDAGALDIQLAPLDMSDSLQHHLNDARRWLEDTQFTLTDTLMPELYINGDAQRLRQLWHNLLDNSCAYTTEPGTLHVTLTRQHDEAVLIWEDSAPGVPEQELARLTERLYRVEGSRNRSSGGSGLGLSIVSALVYAHGGHLDASASPLGGLRWTLRFPLLSPT
- a CDS encoding DUF945 family protein gives rise to the protein MDKKIIVVAGVVVVAGGFIAHSMAGKSVEKQIQQNLAALEADQDIAVSNVQTHKGWGNTSVTADIKAVAEPGLGGELAMEVGYLSREADGLMTFNGEVLEGVVDFTTELGNGKRNYTFSADELTAAEYGMVFEQTEGNGYVDAEREHFALNMLTQRMDLQYTSSHMQISGLQTELEHNVAPQDGEGRSHVRFAVEGAALTVNSRGEPLEAVRLGESEIRNTATLDGDTLTSQLYFAASDAVFMGSEPGHAELDITAEGLNYEAFQAVSEALEQSLETIDDEATLPAQRQQALTHDLQETLVEQAHTLLAHSPSLHLNTLTIDATLPMIGRATTDLSGSLAFDGDGLPQDATNALLADINADMRRTVVATQGRPAMSAREAQAEFAPRVSAELTVTQLPDTIVGELPPGLQALLANGDAPHTFAWKNSQPLYNGEPLQQALPQ